CAGATAACTATGTCGGTAGAGGAAGGGATTATTTTAACTTAGAAACCACTAGACGGGTGGAAATCATTAAAGGTCCAGCTTCTGCTTTATACGGTAGTGATGCCATCGGGGGTGTAGTATCATTTATTACTAAAGACCCTCAAGATTATCTCAATACCTTTGGTAATTCCTTTTATAGTAGTGGTCAAATTGGTTATGATACCAGTAGTGAGTTACTTAATCTTACAGGAGTAATCGCAGGGGAAGACGAAGACGGAAAGCTACAATTTTCCGCAGTGGCTAGTTTTACCGATGGTAGCGAATTAAAAACGGTGACGGGCGCTGAAACTAACCCTCAAAAAATTACGGGTTACAGTCTCACCAGCAAGTTAGTTTACAATTTCGATGAAAATAGCAGTCTCAAATTCACAGGAGAATTTTTACGAGATGATGTTGATACTGTAGTATTAAATGAAATTGGTAGCACTCCATTTAACGTGCGCCCGCCAAACTTCATCTTTTTTGATCGTCAGGAAGTTAACGCTGACGACACACGCAGTCGCAATCGTCTCAGCCTTGACTATAATTATCAATCTCCTAATCCCAGTTGGTTAGAGAATCTCAACGCTAAAATTTATTATCAAAATGCTAATATCAAAGAAAAAAAATTATCTGTTGGTATTCAGCAGAGTTTTGGACAGGAGCAACCGAGTTTTCGCCCTGTCACTAGGGATGAGTTAAACCAGTTTAAACAGGATATTTTTGGTGCTGAATTGCAGTTACAGAGCGATTTTAATACGGGTAGGGCTTCCCATCGTCTCGTTTATGGGGTAGATTTTTCCCAGACTAGCACATCTCGCCCCCGGGATAATACTTTAATTTTTGCTGATGGCACTACCAGTAAATTTGTAGTGGGGGAAACCTTTCCGAATAAAACTTTTCCTGATACAGATACCACTAGATTAGGGCTTTATTTACAGGATGAAATTGAAATCGGGCGCTTTTCTATTATTCCTGCCATTCGTTGGGATTATTTCGGTTTAAATGCCAAGGAAGATGATGATTTTCGCCGTATTAATGTAGATGGTTTCACTGTGGAAAATCGTAGCGATTCGGCATTTTCTCCTAAGATTGGCATTGTCTATAAACCTAGGGATGAATTAGCGCTGTATGGGCAATATGCGCGCGGTTTTCGTAGCCCTCCTTATGATGATGCTAATATTGGTTTTACTAATTTTGCCTTTGGTTATGCGGTGTTACCTAATGCTAATTTGAAACCAGAAAAAAGCAATAGTTTTGAAGTAGGAATTAGAGGTAATTATCCTCAATTTAACTTTAGTTTAGCTGGTTTTTATAATGACTATGAGGATTTTATTGACACGGTTAATGTTGGCACTCGTGCCGATGGTTTCCAGCAGTTTCAGAGTCAAAATATCGACAG
The nucleotide sequence above comes from Cyanobacterium sp. T60_A2020_053. Encoded proteins:
- a CDS encoding TonB-dependent hemoglobin/transferrin/lactoferrin family receptor codes for the protein MNKKTANVLTFTSLSLIALTANQSVLAQNKLSFINHKSTNFLLTQNNENVKQITDLLIEENDNQLSLTIVTQDGKSIVPLIMREENRLVIDLVDSALQTDIIRVNPTANIAEISLKTLDDSTVRLTIISNNNRNYQAQIIPSDRNLILGISERNFAQNLPNLDDITITITGTRTARSLLDSANSITIIDSQQIERQLINDIQDLVRYEPGVSVGRNANRFGNQDFNIRGIDGNRVLLQVDGISVPDNYVGRGRDYFNLETTRRVEIIKGPASALYGSDAIGGVVSFITKDPQDYLNTFGNSFYSSGQIGYDTSSELLNLTGVIAGEDEDGKLQFSAVASFTDGSELKTVTGAETNPQKITGYSLTSKLVYNFDENSSLKFTGEFLRDDVDTVVLNEIGSTPFNVRPPNFIFFDRQEVNADDTRSRNRLSLDYNYQSPNPSWLENLNAKIYYQNANIKEKKLSVGIQQSFGQEQPSFRPVTRDELNQFKQDIFGAELQLQSDFNTGRASHRLVYGVDFSQTSTSRPRDNTLIFADGTTSKFVVGETFPNKTFPDTDTTRLGLYLQDEIEIGRFSIIPAIRWDYFGLNAKEDDDFRRINVDGFTVENRSDSAFSPKIGIVYKPRDELALYGQYARGFRSPPYDDANIGFTNFAFGYAVLPNANLKPEKSNSFEVGIRGNYPQFNFSLAGFYNDYEDFIDTVNVGTRADGFQQFQSQNIDSARIYGIEAKTEYFFNPDKTGFSVLGSLAWAVGDSDSGSGFVPLNSVNPFEAVLGVRYRADEDKWGTQLLSTFVGAKSADRIDGENLFAPDGYVLLDLISYYNFSPNTSLNVGLFNLFNTEYFSWSDVRGLTADNANLPRYAPPGFNMGVNFIVRF